One window from the genome of Camelus bactrianus isolate YW-2024 breed Bactrian camel chromosome 4, ASM4877302v1, whole genome shotgun sequence encodes:
- the ATOSB gene encoding atos homolog protein B has product MRHVQAEPSPSSEPEAGPSQPAVRQGALQGGLLMGYSPAGGASSPGVYQVSIFSPPAGASELHRALKRPAPPTEGPRELKRGPGLGAREGLPPEEPSTVGLLGPEGLGLGLGVASQHFCHHGLCVVEQGGSSTSPWTSGTWSPPWPPSNASCNTLHTRDWVSPDPVGQGSLGESPGPAHPGQLHTLDTDLHSLAQIGDQSPVAGVGNGGSPWPRESLGTANGHSPEHTPPGPGPPGPCPTKRRLLPAGEALHVSSEDEGPAPRRRRGALGHPPAANNSDAKATPFWNHLLPGPKEPVLDPRDCSPMGRRLKGARRLKLSSLRSLRKGPGLLSPPSASPVPTPTVSRTLLGNFEESLLRGRFAPSGHIEGFTAEIGASGSYCPQHVTLPVTVTFFDVSEQNAPAPFLGVVDLNPLGRKGYSVPKVGTIQVTLFNPNQTVVKMFLVTFDFSDMPAAHMTFLRHRLFLVPVGEEGNASPTRRLLCYLLHLRFRSSRSGRLSLHGDIRLLFSRRSLELDTGLPYELQAVTEAPHNPRYSPLP; this is encoded by the exons ATGCGCCACGTGCAGGCCGAGCCGTCTCCATCCTCAGAGCCAGAGGCTGGCCCTTCGCAGCCTGCAGTCAGGCAGGGGGCCCTCCAGGGTGGCCTGCTCATGGGCTACAGCCCAGCAGGGGGGGCATCATCCCCCGGGGTCTACCAGGTATCCATCTTTTCCCCTCCTGCTGGTGCCTCTGAGCTTCACAGGGCCCTGAAACGGCCAGCCCCGCCTACCGAGGGTCCCCGGGAGCTGAagagaggccctgggctgggggccagaGAGGGACTACCCCCTGAAGAACCATCTACTGTGGGACTATTGGGCCCAGAGGGACTGGGGCTGGGATTGGGTGTGGCCAGCCAACATTTCTGCCATCATGGCCTCTGTGTTGTGGAACAGGGAGGTAGTTCCACCTCACCTTGGACTTCAGGAACCTGGAGCCCTCCCTGGCCCCCATCAAATGCTTCCTGCAATACTTTGCACACCAGAGACTGGGTTTCCCCAGATCCAGTGGGACAGGGGTCCCTGGGAGAGTCCCCAGGGCCAGCCCATCCGGGCCAGCTGCACACACTTGACACTGATTTGCACAGTCTTGCACAAATAGGGGATCAGAGCCCAGTGGCTGGGGTGGGCAACGGGGGCAGCCCCTGGCCTAGGGAGTCCCTTGGCACTGCCAATGGGCACAGCCCCGAGCACACACCCCCTGGCCCTGGACCTCCAGGCCCCTGCCCCACCAAGCGAAGGCTGCTTCCTGCTGGAGAAGCCCTGCATGTCAGCTCTGAGGATGAGGGGCCAGCCCCTCGGAGGCGCCGGGGAGCCCTGGGCCACCCTCCTGCTGCCAACAATTCTGATGCCAAAGCCACACCCTTCTGGAACCACCTGCTGCCTGGGCCCAAGGAGCCTGTACTG GACCCAAGAGACTGCAGTCCCATGGGACGGAGGCTGAAAGGTGCCCGTCGCCTGAAGCT GAGCTCCCTTCGAAGCCTCCGGAAGGGTCCAGGCCTGCTGAGCCCCCCCAGTGCCTCCCCTGTTCCTACTCCCACTGTCAGCCGTACCCTGTTGGGCAACTTTGAG GAATCATTGCTGCGAGGACGTTTTGCACCATCTGGCCACATTGAGGGCTTCACGGCAGAGATTGGAGCTAGTGGATCCTACTGCCCTCAGCATGTCACGCTGCCTGTCACTGTCACCTTCTTTGATGTTTCTGAGCAAAATGCCCCGGCCCCCTTCCTG GGTGTCGTGGACCTGAACCCCCTGGGGAGGAAGGGTTACAGCGTGCCCAAGGTGGGCACCATCCAAGTG ACCTTATTTAACCCCAACCAGACTGTGGTGAAGATGTTCCTCGTGACCTTTGACTTCTCGGACATGCCTGCTGCCCACATGACCTTTCTGCGCCATCGCCTCTTTTTGGTGCCTGTGGGTGAGGAGGGAAATGCTAGCCCCACCCGCCGCCTCCTCTGCTACTTGTTGCACCTCAG GTTCCGGAGCTCCCGCTCAGGCCGGTTAAGCCTGCATGGAGACATCCGCCTGCTTTTTTCCCGCCGGAGCCTGGAACTGGACACAGGTCTCCCTTACGAACTGCAGGCTGTGACTGAGGCCCCTCACAATCCACGTTACTCACCTTTGCCCTGA